A segment of the Desulfobacterales bacterium genome:
CCCGCTGGAAATCTTTCTTCCCTTTGATTTTTCCAACGGCCTGACATTTGTAGGGTTCTCGGGGATGTCCTATCATGGCGGCCTGATCGGGGTTATCCTGGCGGCCTGGTTGTATATCCGCAAGACAAATTTGGAATTTGGGGAAATGGTTGATCTGTATGCACCCGTTATTCCCCTGGGCTACACCTTCGGGCGTATCGGCAACTTTATTAATGGTGAGTTATACGGACGGATAACATCCGCCCCCATCGGCATGGTTTTTCCCCAGGCGCCGCGTTCTGAATTGAGACATCCGTCGCAGCTTTATGAAGCCTTTTTTGAGGGCATTTTTCTTTTTATCGTCCTCTGGAGCCTCAGAAATCTTAAAGGGCCCCGGGGCGCCATGCTGGCCTACTACCTTGTTGGATACGGCACGGTACGGTTTGTAATTGAATACTTCCGCCAGCCCGATGCCCACCTGGGTTTTGTATGGCTGTCATTTTCCATGGGCCAGATCCTGTGTCTGCTGATGATACTGGCCGGACTGCTCCTGTTTGTCTTTTTGTGGCAACGAGAACGCTCGCCAAGGACCTAATTTACGATAAGGACCGACACATCCTTCGCCAGTTGCAGCACCTTCTGGGAAATGCTGCCGAACAGGAATTCCTTGATGCCGGAAACGCCTCTTCTGCCCAGCACGATAACGTCGTAACCGGAATTGGCTTCATCCACGATGTCGCCGGCGATTCCCTTCTTTTTGGGTATTAATTTTACCGAGATGTCCCGGGGGTTAAATCCGGCGTCCGTCAAAACCGATTTTGCCTTCTCGACCGCATCTTCCACCAGACCTTTTTTTTATCTTCCAGGACACAAAAACTGTCCTGCTGAGATACAAAGTAAGGCGTCAGTTCCGGGCTGTTCATTTCGCACAAGGCCGCCGTATTCTGAAGCACGCTCAAAAGCGTAACGTTGTTGTCCGGGCTAAAGCTTTCAGCAACAAACTGAACCGCCCGCATTGCATTTTTGGAATCATCAAATGCCACCAGTATTTTGCGTCCCATTTTTTCTCCCTCTCTTTGCATAAAATTTTTGGTTCTTTTAAAATCTTTCATTAATATTTCCATATCAAAAAATTAAATATAATAGCACCTGTTTTTATTTTTTTGTAACCTTTATATACCCTCAGGCTCCATATTAACAATACATCACTCCTAATTTTCATTCTCTACCTCCTTACAATGCCCCCGGCAAGCATTACCGCCGGGGGTTTTTTTCGGGTCAAAAACATATTGACAGCTCTCCTTTAAATGCTAAGATACTTAAAATATTATTATAACCTGCGCTCGGCGGTGTGGGTTTTTGTATTTTTTTCATATTATGGATGAGGGCGGCAGACCCGTTTCGCTCCCGGAACGCTTCGGCCCGCAGTGCATAAAATTAACGATGGAACCTAATGACGATAGATTCAGATAATATCAACCGAACCCGGATGCTCTTGGCAGCATCCAGCGGCCTGCTCCTGACGGCTTCTTTCCCCAAAATCGGCTTGGACTGGGTGGCATGGGTTGCGCTGGTTCCGCTGCTCATTTCTATCCGAACGCTTTCCTGCAAAAAAAGCTTTTTGCTCGGGTTTATAACCGGCTTTGTCCATTATCTCACCCTGGTATACTGGCTGGTTTATACAATGAAATCTTACGGGAACCTGCCCATTCCCGTTGCCATTTCAGTTCTGATGCTGATGGCCGCCTATCTTGCGCTCTATATTGCTGTTTTTGCCGCTGCAGTCAGCGCTTGGGGCTTTGGTTCCTCCGGGCCGCTGGTGTCCGTTCCGCTGGCCTGGGTTTCAATCGAATACCTGCGCTATTTTCTTTTATCCGGATTTCCGTGGGAATTCATCGGCCATTCCCAATTTAACCGGTTGCACATCATTCAAATCTCAGATATATTGGGCGTGTACGGCATTTCTTTTTTGATTGCGCTGTCCAATGTGGCTGTATTCTTGTGCTATCTTTTTTTCACTGAAAAGCGCCGGCGCAGCTTACCCGTTTTCAGGTGGCCGGCCGTTCTATCGGCTTTGGCATTTGTTGCGGTTTTACTCCTTTTCTGGGGTTACGGCAGCTGGCGAATCCGTAATGTCGACGGAATGATTTCTTCGTCTCCTTCGGTCCGGATCGGCATCGTACAGGCAAATATTGATCAGGCCCAAAAGTGGGACCCGGCGTTTCAGGACAGCACAACCGAAAAGTATATAAAACTCTCTCTTGCGGCGATAAAGGACCGGCCGGAACTGCTGGTCTGGCCGGAGACAGCCACGCCGTTTTACTTTTTATCCGATTCCCGAATGTCCGGCCGGGTTCAACAGGGGGTTCAATCGGCAGGAACGGATTTTCTCATCGGCAGCCCTTCTTATGTTCGTCGGGCGGATAGGATTGACTATTACAACAGCGCGTACGTTATTTTATCGGACGGCATTGTTTCCGCCAAGTACGATAAAGCGCACCTGGTCCCGTTCGGCGAATACGTGCCGCTAAAAAAATGGCTGCCGTTTTTAGGCAAAATGGTTGAAAACGTCGGGGATTTTAAGACCGGCGAAAAGGGAAATACCGTTTCCTGGCGGGATTACCGCATCGGAATACAAATCTGTTTTGAGATTATCTTTCCGGATCTTTCCCGTGCCATGGCGCTAAACCAGGCCGTACTGCTGGTGAATATTACCAATGATGCCTGGTTCGGCAAGACCGGTGCGCCCTACCAGCATTTTTCCATGGCGGTGTTCAGGGCCGTTGAAAACAGGCGGTCCCTGGTGCGGTCCGCCAACACCGGCATCAGCGGGTTTGTCGATCCGGTCGGCCGGATTATCGCTTCAACCCCGCTTTTCAAAGAAGCCGTAATGGTACGGACGATCCCGGTCATAACACATTCAACCTTTTACACCCGCTACGGGGATGGATTTGCCAGGGGGTGTTTGCTGGTCGCGCTGGTTGCTGCGCTATGGAAATTAAACATGGCTTACAAAAACAGGAAGACATAGAAGTCATTATGAGTTATAAAAACTAAATTTTTTTATAAAATACAGGAGGCACTATGGCCAGCGAATTAAAACACACACTCAATGAAATGAAAATCAAACTGGATCAGTTGAAGGGGTATCTTTGACCTGGCTGCCAATGAAAAAAGATTAAGTGAAATTGAGGACCTGATCTCTAAGGACGGATTTTGGGACAGCCCTGAAGATAGCAAGACAATTTTAAAAGAGCGAACCCTTCTATCTGGCAAAATCGAACGATTTCGGACACTATTTAATGAGGCGGAAGACTGCGACATTATGTTGGACCTTGCCGATGAAGAATCGGATGCCGCCGCTTTAGCGGAAGTCACCCCGCAGATTCAATCTCTCGGGAAACGCATCCAGTCCTTTTCGCTTGAACTCATGCTGGACGATGACGATGACGGCAACAATGCCATTGTTTCAATAAATGCCGGCGCCGGGGGCACAGAAGCCCAGGACTGGGCCGAGATGCTTTTCAGGATGTACACCCGCTGGGTGGAACGCAAAGGGTTCAAGCTGGACATTATCGATTATCAGCCCGGTGAAGAAGCCGGCATTAAAAGTGTTACATTTACAGCCGGCGGAGAATATGCTTACGGCTTTTTAAAGTCGGAAACCGGTGTGCATCGCCTGGTGAGAATTTCTCCCTATAGCGCCAGCGGCAAACGCCATACATCCTTTGCCTCGGTTTTTGTATATCCTGAGCTGGATAACGAAATTGTCATCGATATTGAAGACAAGGACTTGCGAATCGACGTTTTCAGAGCCAGCGGCGCCGGCGGTCAGCATGTAAACAAAACCAGCAGTGCCATCCGCATTACGCATCTCCCCACGGGAATTGTCGTACAGTGTCAGCAGGAAAGATCCCAGCACCGTAACAGGGATATGGCCATGAAAGTACTCAAAGCCCGTCTGTACCAGAATGAAAAGTGGAAACAGGACGAAAAACTTCAGGAAATCCATGACGGCAAAGGGGATATTGCCTGGGGCAACCAAATCCGGTCTTATGTGCTGCAGCCCTATCAGATGGTCAAAGATCACCGTATCAATCTGGAAGTCGGCAACGTGAACGCCGTGCTGGATGGCGCCCTTGACCCCTTTATTGAAGGGGTATTGCTCGCAGGGAAGGCTTAATCGCAACATGTATCTGCCGGGCCAAACAACCCTCAACCCCGTAGAAATCATCGCGGAATTTTACGACACCGGTTCGATGACATACAGACTCCTGCTGAACCACGGTCGGCAGGTAGCCCAAAAGGCGCTTCGGTTCGCAGCCCGGGTACCGCATTTAAAACCGGACACCCTATTTATCCGGGAAGCCGCCATGCTGCACGATATCGGAATTTTCATGACGAATACGCCTGCCCTGGGGTGTACGGGCGAACATCCGTACATCTGTCACGGCTATCTGGGTCGAAACCTCCTTGAACAGAGCGGGCTTCCCAAACATGCCCTGGTCTGTGAGCGCCACGTCGGCGCCGGCATTTCCGTCGCCGATATTGAGCGCCAGGGGCTGCCGCTTCCACTGCGCAATATGCTGCCGGTCTCCATCGAAGAGCAGATCATCTGCTATGCCGACAAATTTTTTTCAAAACTGCCGGAAAAAGCCCCCCGTGAATATTCTGCTGAGGAGATCTTAAGGGAATTAACAAAATTCGGCCCGGACAAGGCCGATCGCTTTCAACAATGGGCCAAGATGTTTGATACTGCTTAAAATGTTCAAAGAAGATTTAAAAAAGACGCTGCGGTTTTATTATATCACCGACGAAAACGCACCCGGCCGGCCGCCTCTGGAACAGGCTGAAATTGCGATTCGATCCGGCGCAACCATGGTCCAGTACCGCCACAAATCCTTTACGCCGGCGCTGTTTAAAGAAGTTGCCGCCATTCGCCATCTGTGTAAATGCAACTCAGTCCCTTTTCTGGTGAATGATCATATCCTGCTGGCCAAGGCCGTGTCGGCCGACGGCGTTCACCTGGGGCAGACGGATGAGAGTCCGGCGCTTGCCAGGCGCCTTTTAGGACCCGACGCCATCGTGGGCATTTCCGTATCCGATTTAGCGGAACTGGGACGGACGGATCTGGCGCCTTGTGACTATATCGGCACCGGACCGGTTTTTACAACCCGGACAAAAGCGGACGCCAAGCCGGCCTGCGGCCTTGACGGGCTGGCATCGGTCGCTGCGGCTGCAGCACTTCCCGTGGTTGCCATCGGCGGCATCACCCATGAAAACGCCGCCGGCTGTTTCAGGCATGGCGCAGCCGGAGTTGCGGTGATCAGCCATATTTCACGGGCTGAAGATCCTCTCCAAAATGCCCGGCAGTTGGGGCTCGCGTGCCAATGTCCGCCGCCGGCCGCTCTTTTAGCGCCCTGGAATGATGAGTTCGGCCTAATCAAAAAATTATTAAACCGGGTGCCCCTCCAAAAAAACGTTGCCGCTTTCATCAAAATACCTCCCGGAGATGATGCCTGCCTGCTCAGCCCGCTGAAAAATCCGGTCATCACAACCGATACCCATAAGGAAGGGATTCATTTCCGGTTGGACTGGCAAACCCCCCGGGAAGTCGGCCGGAAAGCTGTGGCCGTGACCCTTAGCGACCTGGCGGCCTCATATGCCACACCGTTTGCCCTGTTTGTCAACCTAGCGCTCCCCTCCCACGTACCCGACAAAACAATTGAGGCCCTTTATGCGGGGATTCAGGAGGCCCTCACGCTTTACCCTTGCGCCCTGGGCGGCGGCAATATTTCCAGAGGCGATCAGCTGTCATTGGATCTTTTTGCCATAGGCGAGGGTCGCGGCGATATATTTCCCATGCGTTCAGCAGCGCGCCCCGGCTACGGCCTTTATGCTACCGGACCCTTGGGGCTTGCCCGCGCCGGCCTGGACGCCCTGCTCCGGAAAGACGACAGCGCCCAGGCCCTGATCAGCAGATTCAAACTGCCCCGGGCCCGTTTTGACGCCGCCCGGATTCTGGCCGAACACGGGGTCCCCTGCGTCATCGATATCAGTGACGGCCTGGCCGGTGATGCCGGCCACATTGCAGCGGCATCACAGTTGTCGATCGAGTTTGATCTGACAACCTGTTTGAAAGATCCCGATCTTGTCGCCTACTGCACCCGGAACCGTATCACGCCGGAAGAAATGATACTGGCCGGCGGAGAAGACTATGAACTCCTGTTCAGCTGCCCCCCCGAAATATTCATCCAGATACAAAAAATCCTGCCGACGGCATCACAGGTCGGCCGCTGCCTTTCGTTCACCGGCAGCCACCTGCTGAACCTGCCACCGGGGATTGCCTCCTTTCAGCACGGTAGACGATAGCGGCACCTTATTCCTTTAAATCATTGTTTTCATAAATTATGGTTATTTTTCAATTTAGTTGGAGAAAAACGGTCATGGTGCCAAGTTATTGTTAAGCTGGTTTCACATTCGATGCCCCCTTGGCAATACAGTGTGACTTTGTCGGCATTTTTCGTTACACTGTCCACAAGGAAGGTCTCCCGGATCGGTAAATCGACCGTATCCTGACCGGGGGAAAATCCTGTATGCTGGGCACGCATTGCATCTTCATCATTGTGCTTCCCACGGTATCAATCCGGGTACTGCACCCGGACCTGCCGTCTGCGGCGCAGAAAGGGCATGAGCAATGGATCTTGATCTTCTGAGGAAAAAGCGGGGGTTTATCTGCGACATGGACGGGGTCATCTATCATGGAGACCGATTGCTGCCCGGGGTGCAGGCCTTTGTGGAGTGGCTCAAGAAGGAAAACAAGAAATTTCTGTTTCTGACCAACAGCAGCGAGAAGTCCCCGCGTGAGCTCAAGGAAAAACTCGACCGCCTCGGCATCCATGTGGAGGCGACCCACTTTTACACCAGCGCCCTGGCCACGGCCAGCTTCCTGGCATCCCAGCATCCCAACGGCAGCGCCTACGTCATCGGCGAGGCGGGTTTGATCAACGCACTGTACGAGTCCGGTTTTTCCATGAACGAAATCAACCCGGACTACGTGGTGGTGGGAGAAAGCCGTTCCTACGGCTATGAAAAGATCGAACGGGCCGTACGGCTCGTCCGAAACGGCGCTAAACTCATTGGTGCCAACCCGGACCTGACGGACAAGCTGGGCAAAGACTTCGCTCCTGCCACCGGCGCACTGATTGCCCCCATCGAGTTGGCCAGCGGTACGAAAGCCTACTTCGTGAGAAAACCCAACCCGATCATGATGCGCCACGGCAGAAAGCTACTGGGCTGCGAGCGTGAGGACACGGCCATTATCGGTGACCGAATGGACACGGACATCCTTGCCGGCATCCATTCGGATATCGACACCGTGCTTGTGCTCAGCGGCGTCACCAGCGAAGAAGACCTCAAGCACTTTGCCTATCACCCGCGATACGTTCTTTCCGGGGTGGGAGATATTCCGGGATGATCCGTTCCGCAGCCGGCTAAAGAGGTTTTCGTGATCAATCCGAAATTCCAGGAGTTCGTGTGTAAAGGGGTAAAGTCTGCTCTTGACTCTTGTCTGCTAATTTTATTCACTTTCGATCACCCGCGCCACCTCCCCGCCGCAGCGGGCACAAACCCCTTTCAAGATCAGCATTCCCCTTTCCACCTTTCCGCTTATATTTCCGATGCCAGTGGTCTCTCTACAGTTGGCACACCAGATGTTGTTGAGAATTTCCATCAGAGGATATCACAATTTGTGATATCCTTATGATCTCTTCACGGGTCAAAGAAAACATAAAATCTTCAGGGAATCGCTCTACATTTCGGCTAACCGCTTGATTCAGTATTCTTGTTTCCACGCCATAAAGTTCTGCCAGATCCCGGTCCAGCATTACTTTTTGACCACGAATGAGATATATTTTACTGGTAATCCGTTCAACAGGAACTGTCGTATCCATGAGATAATTCTCTTGTGATTTGAAAGGAACTATTAACTCTAAAATCCGGATGGACTAAAAGGCGAGTTGCGATTTGAATGATGTTCTGTTTTTTGTTCAAAACGCCACCTATGGTTCAGGTTATAGGTGCGATGAAAGAACACATCATGATTGAGAATATTTACAGGTAATGAATATATATTTATCAGGGATGTGTCAATAAAATCACTTGATATTTTTACGGCAGGCTGATAAGAAAATAGCGTTCCGATTGGGGTGTTCTGTCAGTAACGCAGAACTGAGAGCATACCCACTGAACCTGATACAGTTCGTACTGTCGTAGGGAACTCGGAGAAGTCTCACCAAAAGGAAATTTCCCTTTTTACGCCCGAACGATTTCCCAGCCCCTATCGATAATACCGGTTGAACGACTAAGCGGTCAAATTCGTAAGTTCGATGACGTATTTCTTGTATTGTTTTACCGCCCGTCGTAGCAAAGCGGAGATCCCGCCCCTGCGGGGCTGCGCTCAAGACGCCAAGATCGCCAAGAGAAATATTTGCGGTATCGGGTCCCGGCTCTGTCAAAGAACCGACGCCACCGGGCTGCGATCCCGCAAATGGTTGTCGATTCAAGATTAGCGCTTTCGGAGCTGCCGGCAAAAAAGTGTACACCTTTGCTCGAACCGAAGCCGTCTATTATTTCAGGCCGGCACCCGGTTCGGGCAAAACTTCGCGTCCTTTGAGCCTTTGTGGTGAGATGAAAACGAGTTGAGGGACTTTTTACGAGAGTATTAAATTTGATTCCCCCCATATTGCATAGCAAGGAGTGTTAAATGAAAGTCGCGCTGACCATCGCCGGTTCGGACTCTTCCGGAGGGGCCGGAATTCAGGCGGATATCAAAACCTTTCAGGCCCACGGGGTGTTCGCCATGAGCGTCATCACCGCCGTTACCGCCCAGAACACCCAAAAAGTTTATGACGTCCAGGAAATCCGGCCCCAGCTCGTGAAAGATCAGATAACCTGTCTGTTTGAGGACGCCGCTATCCATGCCGTCAAAATCGGCATGGTTTCCAGCATCGCGCTGATAAGGGCCATTGCCGCTGCCTTAAAAATAGTGAACCCACCCCTGGTGGTGCTGGACCCGGTCATGATCTCAAAAAGCGGATACCGGCTCCTGAAGCCGGAGGCCCAGGAGGCCCTGGTAGAGCACCTTTTTCCTTTGGCCGAAGTTGTAACACCCAATATTTATGAAGCC
Coding sequences within it:
- the lnt gene encoding apolipoprotein N-acyltransferase; translated protein: MTIDSDNINRTRMLLAASSGLLLTASFPKIGLDWVAWVALVPLLISIRTLSCKKSFLLGFITGFVHYLTLVYWLVYTMKSYGNLPIPVAISVLMLMAAYLALYIAVFAAAVSAWGFGSSGPLVSVPLAWVSIEYLRYFLLSGFPWEFIGHSQFNRLHIIQISDILGVYGISFLIALSNVAVFLCYLFFTEKRRRSLPVFRWPAVLSALAFVAVLLLFWGYGSWRIRNVDGMISSSPSVRIGIVQANIDQAQKWDPAFQDSTTEKYIKLSLAAIKDRPELLVWPETATPFYFLSDSRMSGRVQQGVQSAGTDFLIGSPSYVRRADRIDYYNSAYVILSDGIVSAKYDKAHLVPFGEYVPLKKWLPFLGKMVENVGDFKTGEKGNTVSWRDYRIGIQICFEIIFPDLSRAMALNQAVLLVNITNDAWFGKTGAPYQHFSMAVFRAVENRRSLVRSANTGISGFVDPVGRIIASTPLFKEAVMVRTIPVITHSTFYTRYGDGFARGCLLVALVAALWKLNMAYKNRKT
- the thiL gene encoding thiamine-phosphate kinase, with amino-acid sequence MFKEDLKKTLRFYYITDENAPGRPPLEQAEIAIRSGATMVQYRHKSFTPALFKEVAAIRHLCKCNSVPFLVNDHILLAKAVSADGVHLGQTDESPALARRLLGPDAIVGISVSDLAELGRTDLAPCDYIGTGPVFTTRTKADAKPACGLDGLASVAAAAALPVVAIGGITHENAAGCFRHGAAGVAVISHISRAEDPLQNARQLGLACQCPPPAALLAPWNDEFGLIKKLLNRVPLQKNVAAFIKIPPGDDACLLSPLKNPVITTDTHKEGIHFRLDWQTPREVGRKAVAVTLSDLAASYATPFALFVNLALPSHVPDKTIEALYAGIQEALTLYPCALGGGNISRGDQLSLDLFAIGEGRGDIFPMRSAARPGYGLYATGPLGLARAGLDALLRKDDSAQALISRFKLPRARFDAARILAEHGVPCVIDISDGLAGDAGHIAAASQLSIEFDLTTCLKDPDLVAYCTRNRITPEEMILAGGEDYELLFSCPPEIFIQIQKILPTASQVGRCLSFTGSHLLNLPPGIASFQHGRR
- a CDS encoding universal stress protein; the encoded protein is MTDAGFNPRDISVKLIPKKKGIAGDIVDEANSGYDVIVLGRRGVSGIKEFLFGSISQKVLQLAKDVSVLIVN
- the prfB gene encoding peptide chain release factor 2 (programmed frameshift), whose protein sequence is MASELKHTLNEMKIKLDQLKGYLDLAANEKRLSEIEDLISKDGFWDSPEDSKTILKERTLLSGKIERFRTLFNEAEDCDIMLDLADEESDAAALAEVTPQIQSLGKRIQSFSLELMLDDDDDGNNAIVSINAGAGGTEAQDWAEMLFRMYTRWVERKGFKLDIIDYQPGEEAGIKSVTFTAGGEYAYGFLKSETGVHRLVRISPYSASGKRHTSFASVFVYPELDNEIVIDIEDKDLRIDVFRASGAGGQHVNKTSSAIRITHLPTGIVVQCQQERSQHRNRDMAMKVLKARLYQNEKWKQDEKLQEIHDGKGDIAWGNQIRSYVLQPYQMVKDHRINLEVGNVNAVLDGALDPFIEGVLLAGKA
- a CDS encoding HAD-IIA family hydrolase, whose amino-acid sequence is MDLDLLRKKRGFICDMDGVIYHGDRLLPGVQAFVEWLKKENKKFLFLTNSSEKSPRELKEKLDRLGIHVEATHFYTSALATASFLASQHPNGSAYVIGEAGLINALYESGFSMNEINPDYVVVGESRSYGYEKIERAVRLVRNGAKLIGANPDLTDKLGKDFAPATGALIAPIELASGTKAYFVRKPNPIMMRHGRKLLGCEREDTAIIGDRMDTDILAGIHSDIDTVLVLSGVTSEEDLKHFAYHPRYVLSGVGDIPG
- the lgt gene encoding prolipoprotein diacylglyceryl transferase, whose translation is MIEFWEWWQQLPGKMDPVIFSIGPIKPQYYGLMYIVAFATTYFLVIFRIRHETRFSATRDQIADLTTYLVLGLIVGARLGYVLFYNLSYYFRHPLEIFLPFDFSNGLTFVGFSGMSYHGGLIGVILAAWLYIRKTNLEFGEMVDLYAPVIPLGYTFGRIGNFINGELYGRITSAPIGMVFPQAPRSELRHPSQLYEAFFEGIFLFIVLWSLRNLKGPRGAMLAYYLVGYGTVRFVIEYFRQPDAHLGFVWLSFSMGQILCLLMILAGLLLFVFLWQRERSPRT
- the thiD gene encoding bifunctional hydroxymethylpyrimidine kinase/phosphomethylpyrimidine kinase — protein: MKVALTIAGSDSSGGAGIQADIKTFQAHGVFAMSVITAVTAQNTQKVYDVQEIRPQLVKDQITCLFEDAAIHAVKIGMVSSIALIRAIAAALKIVNPPLVVLDPVMISKSGYRLLKPEAQEALVEHLFPLAEVVTPNIYEAEALVGKKIQTLDEMKAAAEAILKLSANKVVVKGGHLGEAIATDILYDGNQFKELQSSRIDTQNTHGTGCTFSSAIAANLALGKDFFTAVTNAKTYITGAIQYSLSIGKGYGPTNHFFSLYQRAGLNS
- a CDS encoding phosphohydrolase, which codes for MYLPGQTTLNPVEIIAEFYDTGSMTYRLLLNHGRQVAQKALRFAARVPHLKPDTLFIREAAMLHDIGIFMTNTPALGCTGEHPYICHGYLGRNLLEQSGLPKHALVCERHVGAGISVADIERQGLPLPLRNMLPVSIEEQIICYADKFFSKLPEKAPREYSAEEILRELTKFGPDKADRFQQWAKMFDTA
- a CDS encoding ORF6N domain-containing protein, encoding MDTTVPVERITSKIYLIRGQKVMLDRDLAELYGVETRILNQAVSRNVERFPEDFMFSLTREEIIRISQIVISSDGNSQQHLVCQL